The following coding sequences are from one Microbulbifer sp. TB1203 window:
- a CDS encoding DEAD/DEAH box helicase, producing MSLRSLLESILGRASRPEDQRAAFSSYADQSGLYFRLDPALGSALATGDGPALARIQYITLMMLQEQGIAEKLPDTFFLLSEAVAGLDDDAAEILQLPPLFNGRFNADISGRTGHSSFRVRLAAQLDNTSVPYCIRGPFIELSDSESYRLTPAMLYAFKAHQAHEALQPEERSEEENLKLAAALQTAQRSGMPVGLAHFDKLEVHNTESVSVTARQNPDGSLTLFPSFGDGSTQKELESRWNQLDLTEDKTGVMRIGNRIVVLEPERIQAVREVLHNRSIPRDQVQEFVRSPSAFLDAALVDLDLGFSVRVEGVGRFVHMEFESGGDYRADWFQWDAVEQIVEVVSDLVQSQEDGEELKRRVEEAHGQGADSVHFRGVTIDVTDRDAVIHAIDNHLKSLANPEDAASAETIETPRDGEEPSRERLVVLLKEADEINARLLAQAEQACNAQAHDCEWKALHREPYPHQREGTAWITALLKEALGGQADDLYRLQGALLADDMGLGKTFMTLVASNEYYRMQRERKGKERPTLVVAPLSLLENWRDEVELTFKQSPFKDVVILQSGADLNKFRIKGVARESQEVAEDGMEAGQVDPSAIRYALHIGPEAGAKRLDQERRLILTTYQVLRDYQFSLCSIEWGMVVFDEAQNIKNPNTLQTRSAKGLRADFKLLATGTPVENSLGDFWCLMDTAQPGLLGNWPYFRERWVKPIQQASPEERTQARIEYGRSLRDAVGPFMLRRVKEDQLRGLPDKTILSGVSGSEPDSLRFDPSLAAEMRGRQLQAYNAAIDKHRKEMLEGDGRAIALATLATMRRVSQHPRLHNESALYAEDLAAVRGVMGESGKLETLLRTLDAIQARGEKVILFMITKKLQCLLKYWLDTLYGLDISIINGDTAAVPKKSDVLSRKQLISRFEEQPGFNILIMSPVAAGVGLTVVGANHVVHLERHWNPAKEAQASDRVYRIGQERDVFVYLPALLHPKFDSFDVHLDRLLRGKIDLKDAVVTTDVVSEQQMASSLGLVD from the coding sequence TTGAGTTTACGTAGCTTGTTGGAAAGTATTCTCGGTAGAGCCTCCCGCCCTGAAGACCAAAGGGCTGCCTTCTCCTCCTATGCCGACCAGAGCGGGCTCTATTTTAGGCTCGACCCTGCTCTGGGTAGTGCTCTGGCGACGGGTGATGGGCCCGCTCTGGCCAGAATCCAATACATCACGCTGATGATGTTGCAGGAGCAGGGTATTGCGGAGAAACTTCCCGACACCTTTTTTCTCCTGTCAGAGGCAGTAGCCGGCCTCGACGACGATGCGGCGGAGATACTGCAACTTCCTCCGCTGTTCAATGGACGCTTTAACGCCGATATCAGTGGGCGTACCGGCCACAGCAGTTTTCGTGTGCGGCTTGCCGCCCAACTCGATAATACTTCCGTTCCCTACTGTATCCGCGGGCCATTCATTGAGTTGAGCGATAGCGAATCGTATCGCCTTACACCGGCGATGCTCTATGCGTTCAAGGCGCACCAGGCCCATGAAGCCTTACAGCCTGAAGAACGCAGCGAGGAAGAAAACCTGAAGCTGGCCGCAGCCTTGCAGACTGCTCAACGCAGTGGCATGCCGGTAGGTCTGGCCCACTTTGATAAGCTCGAAGTCCACAACACGGAATCAGTCAGTGTGACCGCACGGCAGAACCCGGACGGCAGTTTGACACTTTTCCCCAGCTTTGGTGATGGCTCTACCCAGAAAGAGCTGGAAAGTCGCTGGAACCAGCTTGACCTCACTGAAGACAAAACCGGCGTGATGCGGATAGGCAACCGCATAGTGGTACTGGAACCAGAGCGTATCCAGGCGGTGCGGGAAGTGCTGCACAATCGCAGCATTCCCCGTGATCAGGTGCAGGAGTTTGTCCGCTCACCCTCCGCCTTCCTTGATGCAGCGCTGGTTGATCTGGATCTCGGCTTTTCTGTTCGCGTAGAAGGGGTGGGCCGGTTTGTTCACATGGAATTTGAAAGCGGTGGCGACTACAGGGCCGACTGGTTCCAGTGGGATGCCGTCGAGCAAATCGTCGAAGTAGTCAGCGATCTCGTGCAGTCACAGGAAGACGGGGAGGAACTCAAGCGAAGAGTGGAAGAGGCCCACGGGCAGGGGGCTGACAGTGTTCATTTCCGTGGCGTAACTATCGACGTGACTGACCGTGACGCGGTCATCCATGCTATAGATAATCATCTGAAATCTCTTGCCAACCCTGAAGATGCCGCTTCAGCAGAAACCATTGAAACCCCACGGGATGGGGAGGAGCCCAGCCGGGAGCGCCTGGTGGTGCTGCTCAAGGAAGCTGATGAAATCAACGCTCGCTTGCTCGCCCAGGCTGAGCAGGCCTGTAACGCGCAGGCCCACGATTGCGAGTGGAAGGCCCTGCACCGCGAGCCCTACCCCCACCAGCGGGAGGGCACCGCATGGATAACCGCCCTGCTGAAAGAGGCGCTCGGCGGCCAAGCGGATGACCTGTATCGCTTGCAAGGTGCCCTGCTGGCGGATGACATGGGGCTGGGCAAGACTTTTATGACGCTTGTTGCCTCGAACGAATATTACCGGATGCAGCGTGAGCGCAAGGGCAAGGAGCGGCCAACACTGGTGGTCGCGCCCTTGTCGTTGCTGGAAAATTGGCGCGACGAAGTGGAGCTCACCTTCAAGCAATCGCCCTTCAAGGACGTTGTGATACTGCAGTCCGGCGCCGACCTGAACAAGTTCCGTATCAAGGGGGTTGCACGGGAATCACAAGAGGTAGCGGAAGATGGAATGGAAGCCGGCCAGGTCGACCCAAGTGCCATACGTTACGCGCTGCATATTGGGCCGGAGGCCGGAGCCAAACGCCTGGACCAGGAGCGCCGCCTGATTCTCACCACCTACCAGGTGTTGCGGGACTATCAGTTCTCACTGTGTAGTATCGAGTGGGGAATGGTGGTATTCGATGAAGCACAGAACATCAAGAATCCCAATACCCTGCAGACCCGTTCCGCTAAGGGGCTGCGAGCGGATTTCAAGCTTCTGGCAACCGGAACCCCCGTGGAAAATTCCCTTGGCGACTTCTGGTGCCTGATGGACACCGCTCAGCCAGGGTTGCTCGGTAACTGGCCTTATTTTCGGGAACGCTGGGTTAAGCCGATCCAGCAGGCTTCTCCGGAGGAGCGTACCCAGGCTCGTATAGAGTATGGGCGCTCGTTGCGCGACGCAGTGGGGCCTTTCATGCTGCGGCGCGTCAAGGAAGACCAACTCCGGGGGCTGCCTGACAAGACGATTCTTTCAGGTGTGTCAGGCAGTGAACCCGATTCTCTACGTTTCGATCCGTCACTAGCCGCCGAGATGCGTGGCCGGCAACTTCAGGCCTATAACGCTGCAATTGATAAGCATCGAAAAGAGATGCTTGAGGGCGACGGCAGAGCGATCGCCCTCGCTACGCTGGCCACCATGCGTAGAGTTTCACAACATCCGCGTCTTCACAATGAATCTGCGCTGTACGCTGAGGATCTGGCAGCAGTAAGAGGCGTAATGGGAGAAAGTGGAAAGCTCGAAACTTTGCTACGCACCCTGGACGCAATCCAGGCCAGGGGCGAGAAGGTGATCCTGTTCATGATCACCAAAAAATTACAGTGCCTGCTTAAATACTGGCTGGATACGCTCTACGGCCTGGATATTTCCATTATCAATGGCGATACTGCTGCGGTTCCCAAAAAATCCGATGTATTGTCGCGTAAACAGCTGATTTCCCGTTTCGAGGAACAGCCAGGTTTCAATATACTTATCATGTCTCCTGTCGCCGCCGGAGTCGGCCTCACAGTGGTGGGTGCCAATCACGTTGTTCACCTGGAGCGACATTGGAACCCCGCCAAAGAAGCGCAGGCCAGCGATCGTGTATACCGAATCGGTCAGGAACGCGATGTATTTGTGTACCTGCCCGCGCTCCTGCATCCGAAATTTGACTCCTTTGATGTGCACCTCGATCGATTATTGCGAGGCAAAATTGATCTCAAGGATGCGGTGGTTACCACGGATGTGGTCAGTGAGCAGCAGATGGCCAGTTCCCTCGGGTTGGTGGATTAA